The Hymenobacter monticola genome has a window encoding:
- a CDS encoding energy transducer TonB, whose protein sequence is MDLFWAFLPKKTNPSAVGRFCALVLGMLLVLPPLRGQCQGNAVIEDEIKAVKEALAKNRRPTTFSNTVEDMYFDCAARKLASQYFSLTEAERSKVKKLDFYALHMKSYAAACINNVMEEVKRINKSRNVKVEVYREQAFKEYLKKELSKDIESDETTRGRVNYEDLCNCIYSKVKYTPLENGKLMDMGDPKGYYNTHVLPPCISVSLIAVDPDAKANEAKAAFSASLYDDVSGTLPQERIKTLPYKGTRTIAFSIGKTAYDGVIDSGASYLVLTTDIERELLLEGIIDKSKYLEPVELEVADGRSISVRRMVIPNIVLGGFTIRNVVACVVPSAKTILVGKSLLNKFRRWSFDNESGELLLDNRTAQQLARPSFLQAKRSESRTPCSPAPGNEGKVYTYVEQMPRFPGGPDALLPYILNALVRQDSAGSGAEDRTTGSIYVSFTVDCGGNVVDVRMIKKSPTLSEYLHNEVMRVVKSLPAFTPGKQNGRAVDVSFTMPITVK, encoded by the coding sequence ATGGACCTTTTCTGGGCGTTTTTACCGAAAAAGACAAACCCGTCCGCAGTCGGCCGGTTCTGCGCGCTGGTTCTCGGGATGCTGCTGGTTTTGCCGCCGTTGCGCGGGCAATGCCAAGGCAACGCAGTAATCGAAGATGAAATCAAAGCGGTGAAGGAGGCCTTAGCCAAGAACAGGAGGCCGACCACCTTTTCCAACACCGTAGAGGACATGTATTTTGACTGCGCAGCCCGCAAGCTGGCCTCGCAGTATTTCAGCTTAACCGAGGCGGAAAGAAGCAAGGTTAAAAAGCTGGATTTTTACGCCCTCCATATGAAAAGCTACGCCGCGGCGTGCATCAACAACGTGATGGAGGAGGTCAAGCGCATTAACAAAAGCAGAAATGTGAAGGTGGAAGTTTACCGCGAGCAGGCGTTTAAGGAATATTTGAAAAAGGAGCTAAGCAAGGACATTGAGAGCGACGAGACCACACGCGGCAGAGTGAATTATGAGGACTTGTGTAACTGCATCTACAGCAAAGTCAAGTACACGCCTTTGGAAAACGGGAAACTAATGGACATGGGGGACCCCAAGGGCTATTACAACACTCATGTACTGCCACCATGCATCAGCGTTTCCTTGATTGCCGTGGACCCCGACGCGAAAGCGAACGAGGCCAAGGCCGCCTTTTCCGCGAGTCTCTACGACGATGTGAGCGGTACCTTGCCGCAGGAGCGCATCAAAACGCTGCCCTATAAGGGTACGCGCACCATCGCCTTCTCCATCGGCAAAACGGCTTACGACGGCGTGATTGATTCCGGCGCTTCGTACTTGGTACTGACCACCGACATTGAGCGCGAACTACTCCTAGAGGGCATCATTGACAAGTCGAAGTACCTGGAGCCCGTTGAACTCGAAGTGGCCGATGGCCGCAGCATTTCAGTCCGCCGGATGGTTATCCCGAACATCGTGCTGGGCGGCTTCACGATTCGCAACGTCGTCGCCTGCGTCGTGCCAAGCGCAAAAACCATTTTAGTTGGGAAAAGCCTGCTCAATAAATTCAGGCGGTGGAGCTTCGACAACGAATCCGGCGAACTGCTGCTCGACAACCGCACCGCCCAGCAGCTCGCCCGGCCCTCTTTTTTGCAAGCCAAGCGTTCGGAATCGCGGACGCCCTGCAGCCCCGCCCCCGGTAATGAGGGGAAGGTGTATACCTACGTCGAACAGATGCCCCGCTTTCCGGGGGGGCCGGATGCCCTGCTGCCGTACATCCTCAATGCTCTTGTACGCCAGGACTCTGCGGGCAGCGGTGCTGAGGACCGGACCACGGGCAGCATCTACGTCAGCTTTACGGTAGACTGCGGTGGCAACGTAGTGGACGTCAGAATGATTAAAAAGAGCCCGACCCTCTCCGAGTACCTGCACAACGAAGTTATGCGGGTCGTCAAATCGTTGCCCGCGTTCACGCCCGGCAAGCAGAATGGCAGAGCGGTCGATGTATCGTTCACAATGCCCATCACCGTCAAATAG
- a CDS encoding sensor histidine kinase, which translates to MKLLAATTRYYLRLTVGLFALASVLLYLGFDWALRNEIEELLYNRQLHLQKQVARGLPLPAPAFADNLDRSPQPRPLGFSDTLLLDPVEDEMVPYRQLTFRLQPARAGSAPEWVTLRKSLVETEDVLLVVVGVLIVVLALLLGGVVALNHWLARRIWAPFQHTLATLRGYDLQRHQPLSLPTPTIDEFGELNQALNTLSERLVRDYESLRQFTENAAHETQTPLAIIQAKLEQLLQAPALQDDEALATLVSDAWGGTQRLSRLHQSLTLLTRLENHQFAPAQAVSVQLEQVLRDRVAMLEPLLEARQVQLTLHADPPLPELTMHPGLADSLLQNLLHNAIKHNHPGGRVDVRLNRRGLEISNTGPTLTTDPAQFFERFRKHNAASDSPGLGLSIAQHICAYYGFGIAYDFTQVGNRHTLRVQFP; encoded by the coding sequence ATGAAGCTGCTCGCCGCCACCACCCGCTACTACCTGCGCCTGACGGTGGGCCTGTTTGCCCTAGCCAGCGTGCTGCTTTACCTGGGCTTCGACTGGGCCTTGCGCAACGAGATAGAGGAGTTGCTCTACAACCGGCAGCTGCACCTGCAGAAGCAGGTGGCCCGGGGCTTGCCCTTGCCCGCGCCCGCGTTTGCCGACAACCTGGACCGCAGCCCGCAGCCCCGGCCGCTGGGGTTTTCCGATACCCTGTTGCTGGACCCGGTGGAGGACGAGATGGTCCCCTACCGCCAGCTCACCTTCCGGCTGCAACCGGCAAGGGCGGGCAGCGCGCCGGAGTGGGTGACGCTGCGCAAGTCGCTCGTCGAAACCGAGGACGTGCTGCTCGTGGTGGTGGGGGTGCTCATCGTGGTGCTGGCGTTGCTGCTAGGCGGGGTGGTGGCCCTCAACCACTGGCTGGCCCGCCGCATCTGGGCCCCGTTTCAGCACACGTTGGCCACGCTGCGCGGCTACGATTTGCAGCGCCACCAGCCCCTGTCCCTGCCCACGCCGACCATTGACGAGTTTGGGGAGCTCAACCAGGCCCTGAACACGCTGAGCGAACGGCTGGTGCGCGACTACGAGAGCCTGCGCCAGTTCACGGAAAACGCGGCCCACGAAACCCAGACGCCGCTGGCCATCATTCAGGCCAAGCTGGAGCAGCTGCTGCAGGCGCCCGCGCTACAGGACGACGAGGCACTGGCCACCCTGGTCAGCGACGCCTGGGGCGGCACCCAGCGCCTGTCGCGCCTGCACCAGTCGCTGACCTTGCTCACCCGCCTCGAAAACCACCAGTTCGCCCCCGCCCAGGCCGTGTCGGTGCAGCTGGAGCAAGTCCTGCGCGACCGGGTAGCCATGCTCGAACCCCTGCTCGAAGCCCGCCAGGTGCAGCTCACCCTGCACGCCGACCCGCCGCTGCCGGAGCTCACCATGCACCCCGGCCTGGCCGACTCGCTGCTGCAGAACCTGCTGCACAACGCCATCAAGCACAACCACCCCGGCGGACGGGTGGACGTGCGGCTCAACCGCCGGGGGCTGGAAATCAGCAACACCGGACCGACCTTAACCACCGACCCGGCGCAGTTTTTCGAGCGGTTCCGCAAGCACAACGCGGCCTCCGACTCGCCGGGGCTGGGGCTGAGCATCGCCCAGCACATCTGCGCTTACTACGGTTTCGGCATTGCCTACGACTTCACTCAAGTCGGCAACCGCCACACCTTGCGCGTGCAGTTTCCCTGA
- a CDS encoding SH3 domain-containing protein has translation MSIKRILFALALVLSSLTSYCKSIASNHDYSVTASELRIRSKPDGKSDVLGSLRRGDIVRVVDTEEQWAKIRVAGSVGYVKSEFLGEAQPLIKQATTFKARFLLGFRFFMLVLIGMGSIRSIQTRNKDGRFKGGFRLKKPDFGDMVFIVFSSLVICSIIGLVIGVAGFF, from the coding sequence ATGAGCATCAAACGAATACTTTTCGCACTAGCCCTGGTTCTCAGCTCGCTTACAAGCTACTGTAAATCAATAGCCAGCAACCACGACTACAGCGTTACGGCTTCAGAGTTACGTATACGGTCGAAGCCAGATGGAAAGTCCGATGTACTAGGTTCGCTTCGTAGAGGTGATATAGTCCGCGTTGTGGATACAGAAGAGCAATGGGCCAAAATACGAGTAGCTGGTTCAGTCGGGTATGTAAAGAGCGAGTTCCTGGGGGAAGCTCAGCCTCTTATCAAACAGGCAACCACCTTTAAAGCCCGCTTCCTGCTGGGGTTTAGGTTCTTCATGCTTGTGCTGATAGGAATGGGAAGTATTCGCAGCATCCAGACCAGAAACAAAGATGGTCGCTTTAAAGGCGGGTTCCGCTTGAAGAAGCCCGATTTTGGCGATATGGTTTTTATCGTTTTCTCTAGCCTTGTGATTTGCTCGATAATAGGACTTGTTATCGGAGTGGCTGGCTTCTTTTAG
- a CDS encoding STAS domain-containing protein yields the protein MKITQQASSDTVTLALDGELDASSSSILDESLGNPELLKYSKVLIDCSNLKYISSAGLGVFISHIKRLQDANVKLVFFNMKDKIFNVFEVLGLDALLTIVPTEVEAASA from the coding sequence ATGAAAATTACCCAACAAGCCTCCTCGGACACCGTTACTCTCGCCCTTGACGGTGAACTGGATGCCAGTTCTTCCTCAATCCTTGACGAGAGCCTGGGTAACCCCGAATTGTTAAAATACAGCAAGGTCCTCATCGACTGCTCGAACCTGAAGTACATATCTTCAGCTGGGCTCGGGGTATTCATCTCCCACATAAAGCGCCTGCAGGATGCAAACGTTAAGCTGGTGTTCTTCAATATGAAGGACAAGATTTTTAACGTATTTGAAGTCCTGGGTCTCGATGCCCTGCTGACCATCGTTCCCACAGAGGTTGAAGCAGCATCAGCGTAA
- a CDS encoding tyrosine-type recombinase/integrase: MNEQKGKKEQVAVVPASSLAEMGEALAAHVGRYFVEGLHGADNTRLAYSADLKSFEAYCEANALTPYPADAATLAAYIAHLADLPRKLATIRRHLAAIQKKHELHGHPSAVGSKPVETVLRGIGRVVGKKQKQAPAFTVEALKQAIRGLDLTTPVGLRDRAILLLGFAGAFRRSELVALNVEALEYKNGALVLHLDKSKTNQQGETEDKAVFYAPTPLFCPIRACEEWLAVLGRTSGPLFVSMVRAKPGQPGRPGARRLTDGRLNSVVKAHLGDKYSAHSLRASFITVAVLNGQSNNFIKNQTKQKTDEMISRYTRLTDVIAYNAAQSLGL; encoded by the coding sequence ATGAACGAACAAAAGGGAAAGAAAGAGCAAGTGGCCGTCGTGCCCGCCTCGTCGCTGGCCGAGATGGGCGAAGCCCTAGCCGCGCACGTCGGCCGCTACTTTGTCGAGGGGCTGCACGGCGCGGACAACACACGCCTGGCGTATTCGGCCGACCTGAAAAGCTTCGAGGCGTACTGCGAAGCCAACGCCCTGACGCCGTACCCGGCCGACGCAGCGACCCTGGCCGCCTACATTGCCCACCTGGCCGACCTGCCCCGCAAGCTGGCCACCATCCGCCGGCACCTGGCTGCCATCCAGAAGAAGCACGAGTTGCACGGCCACCCGTCGGCCGTGGGCTCCAAGCCGGTCGAAACCGTGCTGCGCGGCATCGGCCGCGTCGTGGGCAAAAAGCAGAAGCAGGCCCCGGCCTTCACCGTCGAGGCCCTGAAGCAGGCCATCCGCGGGCTGGACCTTACCACGCCCGTGGGCCTGCGGGACCGGGCCATCCTGCTGCTCGGCTTCGCGGGGGCCTTCCGGCGCTCGGAGCTGGTGGCTCTCAACGTCGAGGCGCTGGAATACAAAAACGGAGCGCTGGTGCTGCACCTGGATAAAAGCAAAACCAACCAGCAGGGCGAAACCGAAGACAAGGCGGTGTTCTACGCGCCGACCCCGCTATTCTGTCCGATTCGGGCCTGCGAGGAATGGCTGGCGGTGCTGGGCCGCACGTCCGGGCCGCTGTTCGTGTCGATGGTGCGCGCCAAGCCGGGACAGCCGGGCCGGCCGGGCGCCCGCCGCCTGACCGATGGCCGGCTGAATAGCGTGGTGAAGGCTCACTTGGGCGACAAGTACTCGGCCCATTCGCTGCGGGCGTCCTTTATCACCGTTGCCGTGCTCAACGGCCAGTCCAATAACTTCATCAAGAACCAGACGAAGCAGAAGACCGACGAAATGATTAGCCGCTACACCCGCCTGACGGATGTGATTGCATACAATGCGGCGCAATCCCTAGGGCTGTAA
- a CDS encoding potassium channel family protein, which translates to MLRPSQINSLKYAAGLTLTSVAIGVTGFMTIEHFNVPDAFYMSVITVSGGGYEVLRPLSQAGRIFTSFYILYNLLVVAYLVSVITTFIFDGELRKIFKMYRTDQEIKRFSGHVIICGFGSNGRKAYQKLLNNSVRVVVIEQNEQLIRQLSEGYNGADIDGDGVPGGKIFYVFGDATLDPVMEQAGIGRASAIIAALPKDSDNMSVALSARALNPRLNIIARASEKTSERKLIAAGANSVVMPDEIGGSHMADLVVRPEVIRFLDLISGLSADKLRLEELSFQQLRREMQGRSIRELDVRSLTGANVIALRQQNGTLVVSPDANYCPAIGDVLLVLGNETQIEAFEVRYRQL; encoded by the coding sequence ATGCTGCGACCTTCCCAGATTAATAGCCTTAAGTATGCTGCCGGGCTTACTCTAACGAGCGTGGCCATTGGCGTGACAGGGTTTATGACCATTGAGCACTTCAATGTGCCGGATGCGTTCTACATGTCCGTTATAACGGTCTCAGGTGGCGGATATGAAGTCCTTCGTCCCCTGTCCCAGGCCGGGCGCATCTTCACCTCGTTTTATATTCTGTATAACCTGTTGGTCGTCGCCTACTTAGTGTCGGTCATAACCACATTCATTTTTGATGGCGAGCTACGCAAGATTTTCAAGATGTACCGGACAGACCAAGAAATTAAGCGCTTCAGTGGACATGTTATCATTTGCGGCTTTGGCAGCAACGGCCGTAAAGCGTATCAAAAGCTACTGAACAACAGCGTCCGGGTCGTCGTGATAGAACAGAATGAGCAGCTTATCAGACAGCTCAGTGAAGGGTACAATGGCGCAGATATTGACGGCGATGGCGTCCCAGGTGGAAAAATATTCTACGTGTTTGGCGATGCCACGCTAGACCCGGTTATGGAGCAAGCCGGTATTGGGCGGGCATCCGCCATTATCGCGGCCCTGCCGAAAGACTCTGATAACATGTCGGTGGCACTCTCTGCCCGAGCCCTTAATCCGCGGCTGAACATCATTGCCCGTGCTTCCGAAAAAACCTCTGAGCGTAAGCTTATAGCGGCAGGGGCTAATTCAGTGGTTATGCCTGATGAAATCGGGGGGTCTCATATGGCTGACTTAGTCGTCCGCCCCGAGGTTATCCGGTTCCTCGACCTAATATCAGGTCTAAGCGCTGACAAGCTCCGCCTGGAAGAACTCAGTTTTCAGCAGCTCCGTCGGGAAATGCAGGGACGAAGCATCCGTGAGCTTGATGTACGCTCCCTTACCGGAGCGAATGTCATTGCTCTGCGCCAACAAAATGGTACACTCGTGGTCAGCCCGGACGCTAACTACTGCCCCGCTATCGGAGATGTGTTGCTGGTGTTAGGCAACGAAACCCAGATTGAAGCATTTGAAGTTCGGTACCGGCAATTGTAG
- a CDS encoding phosphatase PAP2 family protein yields the protein MRSGRIFLPTLLAGGLLMGTVPALAQQPMAADSAAPTTRPTLLRRSARWAIQPAGRRVLVPVLLLGAGALTTHRIELIEFDEEVREELHEHLRPVRTSIDDQLRHVPAYATVGLSLLGVKGKHSTVNQALLFALTYTINNTLTSNLKRLTHVERPQGSSFDSFPSQHTSAAFSAARFLDREYGERSVWYSVGGYAVATSVGALRVVKDNHWCSDVLAGAGVGMISTELAYWVYPHLQRLLPKGLQERAVILPYYQSGATGLSVAVVL from the coding sequence ATGCGCTCTGGACGTATTTTCTTACCGACACTGTTAGCGGGCGGTCTGCTGATGGGCACGGTTCCCGCACTGGCCCAGCAGCCCATGGCGGCCGACTCAGCGGCACCCACCACCCGGCCCACGCTGCTGCGCCGCAGTGCGCGTTGGGCCATCCAACCGGCTGGCCGGCGTGTGCTCGTGCCGGTGCTGCTGCTGGGCGCCGGGGCCCTGACCACGCACCGGATAGAACTGATTGAATTCGATGAGGAGGTACGCGAGGAGCTGCACGAGCACCTCCGGCCAGTCCGCACCTCCATCGACGACCAGCTGCGCCACGTGCCGGCTTATGCCACCGTGGGCCTGAGCCTGCTGGGCGTCAAGGGCAAGCACAGCACCGTCAACCAAGCCTTATTATTCGCCTTGACCTACACCATTAACAACACGCTGACGAGTAACCTCAAGCGCCTGACTCACGTCGAACGGCCGCAGGGCAGCAGCTTCGACTCGTTTCCCAGCCAGCACACCAGCGCTGCCTTCTCCGCCGCCCGCTTCCTGGACCGGGAGTACGGGGAGCGCAGCGTCTGGTACAGCGTGGGCGGCTACGCAGTCGCGACGAGCGTGGGCGCATTGCGCGTGGTCAAAGACAACCACTGGTGCTCCGATGTGTTGGCCGGCGCGGGCGTGGGCATGATTTCCACCGAGCTGGCTTACTGGGTGTACCCCCACCTGCAGCGCCTGCTGCCCAAGGGGCTGCAGGAACGGGCGGTGATTCTGCCTTACTACCAAAGTGGGGCCACCGGCTTGTCCGTGGCCGTGGTTCTTTAG